The Nocardioides salarius genome includes a region encoding these proteins:
- a CDS encoding alpha/beta fold hydrolase — MSQTSPAIHSTEVGETGQRVVFLHGLFGQGRNFTQIAKAMTPAFHSLLVDLPNHGRSQWSETFSYADTADRVAEHLADGFAGDGPVHLVGHSMGGKVAMLLALRHPHLVERLVVVDISPAPSTGAGEFEHLLGSLAGLELEGLSRRSDADEHLAEAIPDERVRGFLLQNLRSGSEGFTWQANLGLLREELAAIGDFPRVEETFERPVLWMAGERSGYVTADAEEEMERLFPRTVQVTIKGAGHWVHSEKPEAFVSALRTFLGAGRDD; from the coding sequence GTGAGCCAGACGAGCCCCGCCATCCACAGCACCGAGGTCGGCGAGACCGGGCAGCGGGTGGTGTTCCTGCACGGCCTCTTCGGCCAGGGCCGCAACTTCACCCAGATCGCCAAGGCGATGACGCCCGCCTTCCACAGCCTGCTGGTCGACCTGCCCAACCACGGCCGCTCGCAGTGGAGCGAGACCTTCTCGTACGCCGACACCGCCGACCGGGTCGCGGAGCACCTGGCCGACGGGTTCGCGGGCGACGGACCGGTGCACCTCGTGGGGCACTCGATGGGCGGCAAGGTCGCGATGCTGCTGGCGCTGCGCCACCCGCACCTGGTCGAGCGGCTGGTCGTCGTCGACATCTCGCCGGCGCCCAGCACCGGCGCCGGCGAGTTCGAGCACCTGCTCGGCAGCCTGGCCGGCCTCGAGCTGGAGGGGTTGTCGCGGCGCAGCGACGCCGACGAGCATCTAGCCGAGGCGATCCCCGACGAGCGGGTGCGGGGCTTCCTGCTGCAGAACCTCCGCTCGGGCAGCGAAGGCTTCACCTGGCAGGCCAACCTGGGGCTGCTGCGCGAGGAGCTGGCCGCCATCGGCGACTTCCCCCGCGTCGAGGAGACCTTCGAGCGCCCGGTGCTGTGGATGGCCGGCGAGCGCTCGGGTTACGTCACCGCCGACGCCGAGGAGGAGATGGAGCGGCTCTTCCCGCGCACGGTCCAGGTCACAATCAAGGGCGCTGGCCACTGGGTCCACTCGGAGAAGCCCGAGGCGTTCGTCTCGGCGCTGCGCACCTTCCTCGGCGCCGGCCGCGACGACTGA
- a CDS encoding GrpB family protein — translation MPSRADIVTFHDPPPPPGEQRYLPGAGPWTGARVDEPDERWAQWYDVLAERVRGALGWRVLDLQHVGSTSVPGLAAKPIIDIDLVVADAADEAAYVPALEAQGFQLRVREPWWFEHRVLRHTDPRCHLHVFGPEAPEPVKHRVFRDWLRGNADERDLYAATKREAAEAARAAGEHSMQYNARKEKVVREIYARAFAAAGLVD, via the coding sequence ATGCCCTCCCGCGCCGACATCGTGACCTTCCACGACCCGCCCCCGCCGCCCGGCGAGCAGCGCTACCTGCCGGGTGCGGGCCCGTGGACCGGGGCCCGCGTCGACGAGCCCGACGAGCGCTGGGCGCAGTGGTACGACGTGCTGGCCGAGCGCGTGCGCGGGGCCCTCGGGTGGCGGGTGCTGGACCTTCAGCACGTCGGGTCGACGTCGGTGCCGGGCCTGGCCGCGAAGCCGATCATCGACATCGACCTGGTGGTCGCCGACGCCGCCGACGAGGCGGCGTACGTGCCGGCGCTGGAGGCACAGGGCTTCCAGCTGCGGGTGCGCGAGCCGTGGTGGTTCGAGCACCGGGTGCTGCGCCACACCGACCCGCGCTGCCACCTGCACGTCTTCGGCCCCGAGGCGCCCGAGCCGGTCAAGCACCGGGTCTTCCGCGACTGGCTGCGCGGCAACGCCGACGAGCGCGACCTGTACGCCGCCACCAAGCGGGAGGCGGCCGAGGCGGCGCGGGCCGCGGGGGAGCACTCCATGCAGTACAACGCGCGCAAGGAGAAGGTCGTGCGCGAGATCTACGCGCGCGCCTTCGCGGCCGCCGGGCTGGTGGACTGA
- a CDS encoding tyrosine-protein phosphatase — MAAVQDGSLPWEGARNLADLGGLPLHDGGRTAYGIVWRSGAPDDVSAQGWTDARAAGLRRIVDLRNAVEREQQVTPEGVDVVHAPTEDPDDEDFLAECGPWLDHPRSWAPNLGRYPDKIAHAMTAVSEADGGVLLHCAGGRDRTGMIGSLLLVLAGVGVEGLLLNYERGFRGAAAHRGHTMAYDATTGAWAPDRPDADRDPDELERAIEARRPALREWYATFDVTGYLEEAGVDALLLRRLGDRLRGSEPSKQH; from the coding sequence ATGGCGGCGGTGCAGGACGGGTCGCTGCCCTGGGAGGGCGCCCGCAACCTCGCCGACCTGGGCGGACTCCCGCTGCACGACGGCGGCCGCACGGCGTACGGCATCGTGTGGCGCTCGGGGGCACCCGACGACGTCAGCGCGCAGGGCTGGACCGACGCCCGCGCAGCCGGGCTGCGCCGGATCGTCGACCTGCGCAACGCGGTGGAGCGCGAGCAGCAGGTCACGCCCGAGGGCGTCGACGTGGTGCACGCCCCGACCGAGGATCCCGACGACGAGGACTTCCTCGCCGAGTGCGGACCGTGGCTCGACCATCCGAGGTCGTGGGCGCCCAACCTGGGCCGCTACCCCGACAAGATCGCGCACGCCATGACGGCCGTCAGCGAGGCCGACGGGGGAGTGCTGCTGCACTGCGCCGGGGGTCGTGACCGCACCGGCATGATCGGCTCGCTGCTGCTGGTCCTGGCCGGCGTCGGCGTCGAGGGCCTGCTGCTCAACTACGAGCGCGGCTTCCGCGGCGCCGCCGCGCACCGCGGGCACACGATGGCCTACGACGCCACTACGGGAGCCTGGGCACCCGACCGGCCCGACGCCGACCGGGACCCGGACGAGCTCGAACGGGCCATCGAGGCGCGCCGTCCGGCGCTGCGCGAGTGGTACGCCACGTTCGACGTCACGGGCTACCTGGAGGAGGCGGGCGTCGACGCCCTGTTGCTGCGCCGGCTGGGGGACCGGCTGCGGGGGAGTGAGCCGAGCAAGCAGCACTAG
- a CDS encoding HNH endonuclease signature motif containing protein has product MSTTPRHPLAEAVARLHSILDEAAQTAAWSLDQTTTADLLGDLARAQSRFAELQARVLSHAETVAVHERSAAPSVAVWLANATTATKRDAVRQTRFAAALSRYDELRRALAAGDLNLEQAQVVARALDELPDDLEAGVRREAEVELVRLALVHDAKALRILGRRILDVVAPEVGEAWEAEKLAEEEREAYRTASFRMRDQGDGRTRGSFTIPTLAAEMLQKVLIAYGSPHRDDRAATDEPTPSRSRWGRAFVELVERLDPRALPRSGGVNAAVVVTMTTATLGGALASATLDTGSRVSAGTARRLACTAGVLPAVLGGPSEILDLGRSRRFFSPPQRVAMILRDGCCTAVGCDAPPGMCDSHHEDLWSHDGRSDLGRGRLLCGHHHRRAHDPAYETRVVERNQVEFHRRT; this is encoded by the coding sequence ATGAGCACGACGCCCCGGCACCCCCTCGCCGAGGCCGTCGCGCGCCTGCACTCGATCTTGGACGAGGCGGCCCAGACAGCCGCGTGGTCGTTGGACCAGACGACCACCGCAGACCTCCTCGGCGACCTCGCCCGGGCCCAGTCGCGCTTCGCCGAGCTGCAGGCCCGGGTCCTCTCGCACGCCGAGACGGTGGCCGTCCACGAGCGCTCGGCGGCCCCGTCGGTGGCGGTCTGGCTGGCCAACGCCACCACCGCGACCAAGCGCGACGCGGTGCGACAGACCCGGTTCGCCGCGGCCTTGAGCCGGTACGACGAGCTGCGGCGCGCCCTCGCCGCGGGCGACCTGAACCTCGAGCAGGCGCAGGTCGTCGCCCGAGCGCTCGACGAGCTGCCCGACGACCTCGAGGCTGGTGTGCGGCGGGAGGCGGAGGTCGAGCTGGTGCGTCTCGCGCTGGTGCACGACGCCAAGGCGCTCCGCATCCTGGGTCGTCGCATCCTCGACGTCGTCGCACCCGAGGTCGGTGAGGCGTGGGAGGCCGAGAAGCTGGCCGAGGAGGAGCGCGAGGCCTACCGCACCGCCTCCTTCCGGATGCGCGACCAGGGCGACGGCCGTACCCGTGGCAGCTTCACGATCCCGACGCTCGCCGCCGAGATGCTGCAGAAGGTGTTGATCGCCTACGGCTCCCCGCACCGCGACGACCGGGCCGCCACGGATGAACCGACGCCGTCACGCTCGCGCTGGGGCCGCGCGTTCGTCGAGCTGGTCGAGCGGTTGGACCCACGTGCGCTCCCCCGCAGCGGCGGGGTCAATGCCGCCGTCGTGGTCACCATGACCACCGCCACGCTGGGCGGAGCGCTCGCCTCGGCCACGCTCGACACGGGGTCCCGGGTCTCCGCCGGCACGGCCCGTCGACTGGCCTGCACGGCGGGCGTGCTGCCCGCGGTCCTGGGCGGACCCAGCGAGATCCTCGACCTCGGACGCTCCCGGCGCTTCTTCAGCCCGCCCCAGCGCGTGGCGATGATCCTGCGAGACGGCTGCTGCACCGCCGTGGGGTGCGACGCCCCGCCCGGCATGTGCGACTCCCACCACGAGGACCTCTGGTCCCACGACGGCAGGAGCGACCTGGGCCGAGGCCGGTTGCTGTGCGGCCACCACCACCGGCGCGCCCACGACCCGGCCTACGAGACCCGCGTCGTGGAGCGCAACCAGGTCGAGTTCCATCGGCGGACGTAG
- a CDS encoding 2-phosphosulfolactate phosphatase, with the protein MDEIFGQRDHAVRFDWGLSGALAAAADVCVVVDVLSFSTSVTIAVERGMRVFPFAWNDARAASYAADLDAVLAVGRLEATCAGAVPAPSLSPAGLMECEPVSRLVLPSPNGSTISTALQATGATVLAGCLRNASAVGRQLARHLRDGRSVAVVAAGERWHHDDSLRPALEDHLGAGAVLSALVRLGHGGDLSPEARAAVALWDATADQLVPTLHACVGGRELTAKGFSADVDVAADLDACHEIPVLDRGAFTKSRT; encoded by the coding sequence GTGGACGAGATCTTCGGGCAGCGCGACCACGCGGTCCGCTTCGACTGGGGCCTGTCCGGCGCGCTCGCCGCGGCTGCCGACGTGTGCGTCGTCGTCGACGTGCTGAGCTTCTCGACCTCGGTCACGATCGCCGTCGAGCGCGGCATGCGGGTGTTCCCGTTCGCGTGGAACGACGCGCGTGCCGCGTCGTACGCCGCAGACCTCGACGCCGTGCTCGCCGTCGGCCGGCTCGAGGCGACGTGCGCGGGAGCCGTCCCGGCACCGTCGCTGTCACCGGCCGGGCTGATGGAGTGCGAGCCGGTGTCGAGGCTGGTGCTGCCCTCGCCCAACGGGTCGACCATCTCGACAGCCCTGCAGGCCACCGGTGCCACCGTGCTGGCCGGGTGCCTGCGCAACGCCAGCGCCGTCGGTCGCCAGCTGGCCCGCCACCTGCGTGACGGTCGGTCTGTCGCGGTGGTCGCCGCAGGGGAGCGCTGGCACCACGACGACTCCCTGCGCCCGGCCCTGGAGGACCACCTGGGCGCCGGCGCCGTGCTCAGCGCGCTGGTGCGGCTCGGGCACGGAGGCGACCTGAGCCCCGAGGCCAGAGCCGCTGTAGCGCTGTGGGACGCGACCGCAGACCAGCTCGTGCCCACGCTGCACGCCTGCGTCGGCGGACGCGAGCTCACCGCCAAGGGGTTCAGCGCAGACGTCGACGTCGCGGCTGACCTCGACGCGTGCCACGAGATCCCGGTGCTCGACCGCGGCGCCTTCACGAAGTCCCGCACATGA
- a CDS encoding phosphotransferase family protein produces the protein MIPLTDDQLAAEAALLVGVPLTARRRLLGGQHAETLLVDDAADARYVVRMFPEHDPAPEHEVQVLGSLDALGDLVPRVVAADLGRAGPILVTTHLPGGPPAPDLPLEVVASEMARALAEVHALSGDGLRTTPVSPPPGTTAVARRARAAWSSLDLGRPVLTHFDFWCGNTLWTGDALTGIVDWSGARQGPRGVDVAWCRQDLVLLGSHRAADVFLDEYRRRSGHPCHDVSAWDLQAAALADSDVETWSKNYDGIGRPEISADVLRARLDRWQEQL, from the coding sequence ATGATCCCGCTGACCGACGACCAGCTCGCGGCCGAGGCGGCGCTGCTCGTGGGCGTCCCGCTGACGGCGCGACGACGACTGCTGGGTGGTCAGCACGCCGAGACCTTGCTCGTCGACGACGCCGCCGACGCCCGTTACGTGGTGCGCATGTTCCCGGAGCACGACCCAGCGCCGGAACATGAGGTGCAGGTCCTGGGCAGCCTGGATGCACTGGGGGACCTGGTGCCGCGTGTCGTCGCCGCCGACCTGGGAAGGGCCGGGCCCATCCTCGTCACGACCCACCTGCCCGGCGGTCCGCCGGCGCCCGACCTGCCGCTCGAAGTGGTGGCGTCCGAGATGGCTCGCGCCCTCGCCGAGGTCCACGCCCTGTCCGGCGACGGTCTGCGGACCACGCCCGTGTCGCCGCCGCCCGGCACCACGGCCGTCGCCCGTCGCGCCCGGGCCGCCTGGAGCTCTCTCGACCTCGGCCGCCCGGTGCTGACCCACTTCGACTTCTGGTGCGGGAACACGCTCTGGACCGGAGACGCCCTGACGGGGATCGTCGACTGGTCCGGCGCCCGGCAGGGGCCGCGCGGCGTCGACGTCGCCTGGTGTCGCCAGGACCTCGTGCTGCTGGGCTCGCACCGCGCTGCCGACGTCTTCCTCGACGAGTACCGGCGCCGGAGCGGCCATCCCTGTCACGACGTGTCGGCCTGGGACCTGCAGGCCGCAGCTCTCGCCGACTCCGACGTCGAGACCTGGTCCAAGAACTACGACGGCATAGGGCGCCCAGAGATCTCGGCGGACGTACTGCGAGCTCGGCTGGACCGGTGGCAGGAACAACTGTGA
- a CDS encoding DUF309 domain-containing protein gives MTTTDRDRDDDGRAKQARPRDALGRPLPYGAVGVEPVSEEPLPPLETLTAARALLDDGRPFSAHEVLEARWKDCPEPERPLWQGLAQLCVGVTHARRGNPTGARRLLDRATSHLTAYAGTSGPTYGLDLDEVLDGARRCVETAVPE, from the coding sequence ATGACCACCACCGACCGCGACCGCGACGACGACGGCAGGGCCAAGCAGGCCCGGCCGCGTGACGCCCTCGGCCGACCGTTGCCGTACGGCGCCGTCGGCGTCGAGCCGGTCTCCGAGGAACCGTTGCCGCCGCTGGAGACGCTCACCGCCGCTCGGGCGCTGCTCGACGACGGCCGACCGTTCTCGGCCCACGAGGTGCTGGAGGCCCGCTGGAAGGACTGCCCGGAGCCCGAGCGCCCGCTGTGGCAGGGCCTGGCGCAGCTGTGTGTCGGCGTCACCCATGCGCGGCGTGGCAACCCCACCGGCGCGCGGCGCCTGCTCGACCGCGCCACCAGCCACCTGACGGCGTACGCCGGCACCAGCGGGCCGACGTACGGCCTCGACCTCGACGAGGTGCTCGACGGGGCGCGCCGCTGTGTGGAGACCGCCGTCCCCGAGTAG
- a CDS encoding VOC family protein — MASRVANISVDAHDPIAQARWWEQVVDDFHMVPEGVWSEDDAELLGPGGRSLEFLRVPDAKTVKNRMHLCLRPVGTTVDAEVERIVALGASVVDDRRSLEDGGWVVLGDPEGNEFCVLGTSAEDAGIEPA, encoded by the coding sequence ATGGCTTCTCGAGTCGCCAACATCTCCGTCGACGCCCACGACCCGATCGCGCAGGCACGCTGGTGGGAGCAGGTGGTCGACGACTTCCACATGGTCCCGGAGGGCGTCTGGAGCGAGGACGACGCCGAGCTGCTCGGCCCGGGCGGGCGGTCGTTGGAGTTCCTGCGGGTGCCCGACGCCAAGACGGTCAAGAACAGGATGCACCTGTGCCTGCGCCCGGTCGGCACGACCGTCGACGCCGAGGTCGAGCGGATCGTGGCGCTGGGCGCCAGCGTCGTGGACGACCGGCGCAGCCTCGAGGACGGCGGCTGGGTGGTGCTGGGGGACCCGGAGGGCAACGAGTTCTGCGTGCTGGGCACCAGTGCCGAGGACGCCGGCATCGAGCCGGCCTGA
- a CDS encoding nucleotidyltransferase domain-containing protein yields the protein MTPLQMAAELEGFDRPWWVVGGWAVEAATGFRREHEDLDVSILACDVPALVAHLRGRWHVWNNAGGVLRPLGERWSDVEDPASQLWLRASAADPWVVDVPLTPDVDGRWSHKFLPGEDTEVDEVTWLGADGIRYLAPEVVLSYKARLRRPKDEPDLEACLPVLSATQREWLRSAVERTDPGHPWLGRL from the coding sequence TTGACGCCGCTGCAGATGGCCGCCGAGCTGGAGGGCTTCGACCGGCCGTGGTGGGTGGTCGGCGGCTGGGCGGTCGAGGCCGCGACCGGCTTCCGGCGCGAGCACGAGGACCTCGACGTCTCCATCCTCGCCTGCGACGTGCCGGCCCTCGTCGCACACCTGCGTGGCCGGTGGCACGTGTGGAACAACGCCGGCGGCGTGCTGCGGCCGCTGGGGGAGCGGTGGAGCGACGTCGAGGACCCCGCCAGCCAGCTGTGGCTGCGCGCGAGCGCGGCCGACCCGTGGGTGGTCGACGTGCCGCTGACCCCCGACGTCGACGGCCGCTGGTCCCACAAGTTCCTGCCCGGCGAGGACACCGAGGTCGACGAGGTGACCTGGCTCGGCGCCGACGGCATCCGCTACCTGGCGCCCGAGGTCGTGCTGTCCTACAAGGCACGGCTGCGGCGCCCGAAGGACGAACCCGATCTCGAGGCGTGCCTGCCGGTGCTGTCCGCCACCCAGCGCGAGTGGTTGCGCAGCGCGGTCGAGCGGACCGACCCCGGGCACCCGTGGCTGGGACGGCTCTGA
- a CDS encoding DUF1963 domain-containing protein translates to MGYTEALEALVAAAPPGSGVRSLVRPGAAGLVSEHTERSGLLRRRTTVAPEVTSSYVGGHPFQPDDAQWPQDTDGWPMHFVLQVAFAEVPALPGFPREGLLQMFVRDDPVHGLTFDDTAGTRGLLCRWYDADALAQPVEATSTTPVFSSDDTPLADPQHPVALEFAAIGMLPLGWENLADDVADAPEAFEALEELLETREDLVEALEQAVEEHGRWSGVHLGGWPSFVQSAPDVPAYGSSRLLVGMSGGLFQWGDVGSAHLFGDPEAVAEGDLSHLWWEWASH, encoded by the coding sequence GTGGGCTACACGGAGGCGCTCGAGGCGCTGGTGGCGGCGGCACCGCCCGGGTCGGGGGTGCGCTCGCTGGTGCGGCCGGGGGCGGCCGGGCTGGTCAGCGAGCACACGGAGCGCAGCGGCCTGCTGCGGCGGCGTACGACGGTGGCGCCCGAGGTGACGAGCTCCTACGTCGGCGGGCACCCCTTCCAGCCCGACGACGCGCAGTGGCCGCAGGACACCGATGGCTGGCCGATGCACTTCGTGCTGCAGGTCGCCTTCGCCGAGGTGCCGGCGCTGCCCGGCTTCCCGCGCGAGGGGCTGCTGCAGATGTTCGTGCGCGACGACCCGGTGCACGGGCTGACCTTCGACGACACCGCCGGCACGCGCGGGCTGCTGTGCCGCTGGTACGACGCCGACGCGCTCGCGCAGCCCGTCGAGGCGACCTCGACGACGCCGGTCTTCAGCAGCGACGACACCCCGTTGGCGGACCCGCAGCACCCGGTGGCGCTGGAGTTCGCCGCGATCGGCATGCTGCCGCTGGGCTGGGAGAACCTCGCCGACGACGTGGCCGACGCCCCCGAGGCCTTCGAGGCCCTCGAGGAGCTGCTCGAGACGCGCGAGGACCTCGTCGAGGCGCTCGAGCAGGCGGTCGAGGAGCACGGGCGCTGGAGCGGCGTGCACCTGGGCGGCTGGCCGTCGTTCGTGCAGTCCGCGCCGGACGTGCCGGCGTACGGCTCGAGCCGGCTGCTGGTCGGGATGAGCGGCGGGCTGTTCCAGTGGGGCGACGTCGGCAGCGCACACCTCTTCGGCGACCCGGAGGCCGTGGCCGAGGGCGACCTCTCGCACCTGTGGTGGGAATGGGCCTCCCACTGA
- a CDS encoding lysylphosphatidylglycerol synthase domain-containing protein, with protein sequence MNRLRAVLHSRALMVVGIAVALAVPALTLPRLPQVSLLPLLLGLLPWVVGKYVLCPLRWHALTDAGFSRRWHLRAYAESELLGLVTPGHVGADLWRLRRLTTGGLGRADAVTSVALDRFVGAIGLSVFVVFAGTALPLRTIAIAIGVAALVLGVLLVLRVVRPGLLPSRPLPGPRPLAHGLLLSAGYQATTAALLLGSVAATGHTLAPLEVLAAFGASQVAGALPGPHGASPRDGALVVGLVALGVPWLAAAAAVAVKAAVAWLPALVLGGTSLLVTRRELRRRVLPEPAPGVA encoded by the coding sequence GTGAACCGTCTTCGCGCCGTCCTGCACTCGCGGGCCCTCATGGTCGTCGGCATCGCCGTGGCCCTGGCCGTGCCGGCGCTCACCCTCCCCCGCCTGCCACAGGTCAGCCTGCTGCCGCTGCTGCTGGGCCTGCTGCCGTGGGTGGTCGGCAAGTACGTGCTGTGCCCGCTGCGCTGGCACGCCCTCACCGACGCGGGGTTCAGCCGACGCTGGCACCTGCGCGCCTACGCGGAGTCCGAGCTGCTGGGCCTGGTCACCCCGGGCCACGTCGGCGCCGACCTGTGGCGGCTGCGCCGCCTCACCACCGGCGGGCTGGGCCGGGCCGACGCGGTGACCAGCGTCGCGCTCGACCGGTTCGTGGGCGCCATCGGCCTGTCCGTCTTCGTCGTCTTCGCGGGCACGGCGCTGCCGCTGCGCACCATCGCGATCGCGATCGGCGTGGCGGCCCTGGTCCTGGGTGTGCTGCTGGTCCTGCGGGTCGTGCGCCCCGGCCTGCTGCCGAGCCGGCCGCTCCCCGGCCCGCGTCCGCTCGCCCACGGCCTGCTGCTCTCCGCCGGATACCAGGCCACCACCGCGGCGCTGCTGCTCGGCTCCGTGGCGGCCACCGGCCACACCCTGGCCCCGCTGGAGGTCCTGGCGGCCTTCGGCGCCAGCCAGGTCGCCGGCGCCCTGCCCGGACCGCACGGCGCGAGTCCCCGCGACGGCGCGCTCGTGGTGGGCCTGGTCGCCCTCGGCGTGCCCTGGCTCGCCGCGGCCGCCGCGGTGGCGGTCAAGGCGGCGGTGGCCTGGCTGCCCGCGCTCGTGCTGGGTGGCACCAGCCTGCTGGTGACCCGCCGCGAGCTGCGCCGGCGCGTGCTCCCGGAGCCGGCGCCGGGCGTGGCCTGA
- a CDS encoding phosphatase PAP2 family protein, translated as MLRPSTPDLRRDQVLWTLGQALLVTASVYLYFRIRHLTEGSHEVAVAHARDLVALEQRLGIAVEETLQEPFLGSGLLATAANSVYIYGHWPVITLVMLWTVWRHRAVFQRLRDAMIVSGLVGMVVFAAYPLAPPRLAHVGVVDTITRENDAYRVLQPPQLTNQYAALPSLHAGWDLLVGIAVVTAAGTAWLRAVGWLLPVLMTISVVVTGNHYLLDVVAGLALALVGHAAALRLERLRHRRRPATS; from the coding sequence GTGCTGCGTCCGTCGACACCCGACCTGCGTCGCGACCAGGTGCTCTGGACCCTCGGCCAGGCCCTGCTCGTGACGGCCAGCGTCTACCTCTACTTCCGCATCCGGCACCTCACCGAGGGCTCCCACGAGGTGGCCGTCGCGCACGCCCGCGACCTCGTCGCCCTCGAGCAGCGTCTCGGGATCGCCGTCGAGGAGACCCTGCAGGAGCCGTTCCTGGGCTCCGGGCTGTTGGCCACGGCGGCCAACAGCGTCTACATCTACGGTCACTGGCCGGTGATCACGCTCGTCATGCTCTGGACGGTGTGGCGCCACCGCGCGGTGTTCCAGCGGCTGCGCGACGCCATGATCGTCTCGGGCCTGGTCGGCATGGTCGTCTTCGCCGCCTACCCCCTGGCTCCGCCGCGCCTGGCCCACGTCGGGGTCGTCGACACCATCACCCGCGAGAACGACGCCTACCGCGTCCTCCAACCACCCCAGCTGACCAACCAGTACGCCGCGCTGCCCAGCCTGCACGCCGGCTGGGACCTCCTCGTGGGCATCGCCGTGGTCACCGCCGCCGGCACCGCGTGGCTCCGCGCGGTCGGGTGGCTGCTGCCGGTGCTGATGACGATCTCGGTGGTGGTCACCGGCAACCACTACCTCCTCGACGTCGTCGCCGGTCTCGCGCTCGCCCTGGTGGGCCATGCCGCTGCGCTGCGGCTCGAGCGGCTGCGGCACCGACGAAGGCCGGCGACGTCGTGA
- a CDS encoding glycerophosphodiester phosphodiesterase — MRLPLAIAHRAGNSLAALREAVEMGVDVVECDVRTGRDRLEVRHLKSAGPLPFLWDRWELAPASAPRLGLDEVLAARSHGTAIMLDLKGDARGDMAAAVAQQLLDLPGGEVLACGRQWGVVDRLAARGRSVRPVLSARNRVELARLRRRLGAPPPGAAPAYGVSVHRSLVEPRLVAELHRAVEVVMTWPVNDVGTLDAVLAAGVSGVISDEPDVLAELLARRGPAPPAVG, encoded by the coding sequence GTGAGGCTGCCGCTGGCGATCGCGCACCGCGCGGGCAACTCCCTGGCCGCGCTGCGGGAGGCCGTCGAGATGGGCGTCGACGTCGTCGAGTGCGACGTGCGCACCGGGCGCGACCGGCTCGAGGTGCGGCACCTCAAGAGCGCCGGTCCGCTGCCGTTCCTCTGGGACCGCTGGGAGCTGGCGCCGGCCTCCGCTCCACGCCTGGGCCTCGACGAGGTGCTCGCCGCGCGGTCGCACGGCACCGCGATCATGCTCGACCTCAAGGGCGACGCCCGTGGCGACATGGCCGCCGCCGTCGCCCAGCAGCTGCTCGACCTCCCCGGCGGCGAGGTGCTGGCCTGCGGTCGCCAGTGGGGCGTGGTCGACCGGCTCGCCGCCCGGGGCCGGTCCGTGCGTCCGGTCCTCTCGGCGCGCAACCGCGTCGAGCTGGCCCGGCTCCGCCGCCGCCTGGGCGCCCCGCCCCCGGGCGCCGCGCCGGCGTACGGCGTCTCGGTGCACCGCTCGCTGGTCGAGCCCCGCCTCGTCGCCGAGCTCCACCGTGCGGTCGAGGTGGTGATGACCTGGCCGGTCAACGACGTCGGCACCCTCGACGCCGTGCTCGCAGCAGGGGTGAGCGGGGTGATCAGCGACGAGCCCGACGTGCTCGCCGAGCTCCTGGCGCGGCGTGGGCCCGCACCACCCGCGGTCGGGTGA
- a CDS encoding spore germination protein GerW family protein, translating to MDITEVFSTVKDTATVKRVFAEPYEKDGLTVIPVALVGGGAGGGSGHDEKGGEGEGGGFAVSSRPAGVYVIKDGRVDWRPAVDPNRIVTVAGVVLVAFLLTRPRVVRAHAAPGARRARRARR from the coding sequence ATGGACATCACCGAGGTCTTCAGCACGGTCAAGGACACGGCCACGGTCAAGCGCGTGTTCGCCGAGCCGTACGAGAAGGACGGCCTCACGGTCATCCCCGTCGCGCTGGTCGGCGGGGGAGCAGGCGGCGGCAGCGGGCACGACGAGAAGGGTGGCGAGGGCGAGGGCGGCGGGTTCGCCGTCAGCAGCAGGCCCGCCGGCGTCTACGTCATCAAGGACGGCCGCGTCGACTGGCGCCCCGCCGTCGACCCCAACAGGATCGTGACGGTGGCCGGCGTCGTGCTGGTCGCCTTCCTGCTCACCCGACCGCGGGTGGTGCGGGCCCACGCCGCGCCAGGAGCTCGGCGAGCACGTCGGGCTCGTCGCTGA